In one window of Pristiophorus japonicus isolate sPriJap1 chromosome 9, sPriJap1.hap1, whole genome shotgun sequence DNA:
- the LOC139272727 gene encoding 5-hydroxytryptamine receptor 1B-like isoform X2 — protein MDAERMFSLIILCLITLATLLSNGFVIATIYQARKLHTPANILIASLAVTDLLVSILVMPISIVYTVSGTWDLGQVVCDIWLSSDITCCTASILHLCVIALDRYWAITDAVEYTTKRTPERAAGMIATVWVISICISIPPLFWRQAKAGELTECMVNTDQIFYTIYSTFGAFYIPTLLLLALYGRIYVEARSRILKQTPKAAGKRLTTAQLVTGSPGSSSLSSVNSRATEASSDTGSPVYLNHVKIKVSDALLERKRISAARERKATRTLGIILGAFIVCWLPFFIITLVMPICKQACWFHHAIFDVFNWLGYLNSLINPIIYTMSNEDFKQAFQKLVRFR, from the exons atggatgcagagaggatgttttcactga TCATCCTGTGCCTCATCACCCTGGCCACTCTGTTGTCCAACGGCTTTGTGATCGCCACCATCTACCAGGCCAGGAAGCTGCACACTCCTGCCAATATCCTGATCGCCTCCCTGGCGGTGACTGATCTCCTGGTCTCCATATTGGTCATGCCCATAAGCATTGTGTACACGGTCAGCGGGACCTGGGATCTGGGGCAGGTAGTGTGTGACATCTGGCTGTCCTCGGACATCACCTGCTGCACCGCCTCCATCCTGCACTTGTGCGTGATCGCTCTGGACAGGTACTGGGCCATCACGGACGCGGTGGAGTACACCACCAAGAGGACCCCCGAGAGAGCGGCCGGGATGATCGCCACCGTGTGGGTGATCTCCATCTGCATTTCCATCCCACCTCTCTTCTGGAGGCAGGCCAAAGCGGGAGAGCTGACGGAGTGCATGGTCAACACCGACCAGATCTTCTACACCATCTACTCCACCTTCGGAGCCTTCTACATCCCCACCCTGCTGCTCCTCGCTCTGTACGGCAGGATTTACGTGGAGGCCAGGTCCCGAATCCTGAAGCAGACGCCAAAGGCGGCGGGCAAGCGGCTGACCACGGCCCAGCTGGTGACCGGCTCCCCGGGGTCCTCCTCGCTGTCTTCGGTAAACTCCCGGGCTACCGAGGCGTCCAGCGACACCGGCTCTCCCGTCTACTTGAACCACGTCAAAATCAAAGTTTCCGACGCTCTTTTGGAGAGGAAGCGGATCTCGGCGGCCAGAGAGAGGAAGGCGACCAGAACTCTGGGGATAATCCTAGGGGCCTTCATCGTGTGCTGGCTGCCCTTCTTCATCATCACCCTGGTGATGCCCATCTGCAAGCAAGCCTGCTGGTTCCACCATGCCATCTTTGACGTCTTCAATTGGCTGGGCTATCTCAATTCCCTCATCAATCCCATCATCTACACCATGTCCAACGAGGACTTCAAGCAAGCTTTCCAGAAACTCGTCCGGTTTAGATGA
- the LOC139272727 gene encoding 5-hydroxytryptamine receptor 1B-like isoform X1 produces MNQSSDCLGPNSAVLQPNWKDSNCSTQHDSPVGITALGISVSVILCLITLATLLSNGFVIATIYQARKLHTPANILIASLAVTDLLVSILVMPISIVYTVSGTWDLGQVVCDIWLSSDITCCTASILHLCVIALDRYWAITDAVEYTTKRTPERAAGMIATVWVISICISIPPLFWRQAKAGELTECMVNTDQIFYTIYSTFGAFYIPTLLLLALYGRIYVEARSRILKQTPKAAGKRLTTAQLVTGSPGSSSLSSVNSRATEASSDTGSPVYLNHVKIKVSDALLERKRISAARERKATRTLGIILGAFIVCWLPFFIITLVMPICKQACWFHHAIFDVFNWLGYLNSLINPIIYTMSNEDFKQAFQKLVRFR; encoded by the coding sequence ATGAACCAGTCAAGCGACTGCCTGGGACCAAACAGTGCCGTCTTGCAGCCTAACTGGAAGGACAGTAACTGCAGCACCCAACACGACAGCCCTGTTGGCATTACAGCCCTGGGCATCTCTGTCTCGGTCATCCTGTGCCTCATCACCCTGGCCACTCTGTTGTCCAACGGCTTTGTGATCGCCACCATCTACCAGGCCAGGAAGCTGCACACTCCTGCCAATATCCTGATCGCCTCCCTGGCGGTGACTGATCTCCTGGTCTCCATATTGGTCATGCCCATAAGCATTGTGTACACGGTCAGCGGGACCTGGGATCTGGGGCAGGTAGTGTGTGACATCTGGCTGTCCTCGGACATCACCTGCTGCACCGCCTCCATCCTGCACTTGTGCGTGATCGCTCTGGACAGGTACTGGGCCATCACGGACGCGGTGGAGTACACCACCAAGAGGACCCCCGAGAGAGCGGCCGGGATGATCGCCACCGTGTGGGTGATCTCCATCTGCATTTCCATCCCACCTCTCTTCTGGAGGCAGGCCAAAGCGGGAGAGCTGACGGAGTGCATGGTCAACACCGACCAGATCTTCTACACCATCTACTCCACCTTCGGAGCCTTCTACATCCCCACCCTGCTGCTCCTCGCTCTGTACGGCAGGATTTACGTGGAGGCCAGGTCCCGAATCCTGAAGCAGACGCCAAAGGCGGCGGGCAAGCGGCTGACCACGGCCCAGCTGGTGACCGGCTCCCCGGGGTCCTCCTCGCTGTCTTCGGTAAACTCCCGGGCTACCGAGGCGTCCAGCGACACCGGCTCTCCCGTCTACTTGAACCACGTCAAAATCAAAGTTTCCGACGCTCTTTTGGAGAGGAAGCGGATCTCGGCGGCCAGAGAGAGGAAGGCGACCAGAACTCTGGGGATAATCCTAGGGGCCTTCATCGTGTGCTGGCTGCCCTTCTTCATCATCACCCTGGTGATGCCCATCTGCAAGCAAGCCTGCTGGTTCCACCATGCCATCTTTGACGTCTTCAATTGGCTGGGCTATCTCAATTCCCTCATCAATCCCATCATCTACACCATGTCCAACGAGGACTTCAAGCAAGCTTTCCAGAAACTCGTCCGGTTTAGATGA